The segment TCACCGTCACCACGAAGGCGTCGGAGAGCTCACTCGCTCGCATCGTGCACATCGTCGAGCAAGCCCAGGACCGCAAAGGGGCCGGCCAGCGGCTCGCAGACCGGATTGCACACCCCCTCGTGCCCTCGATCATGGTTCTCGCCGTACTCGTCGCCGGCGTGGGCGCGGTGCTCGGTGACCCGATGCTGTGGCTCGAACGCGCACTGGTGGTCCTGGTCGCGGCATCACCGTGCGCGCTGGCGATCTCCGTTCCCTTGTCGGTGGTTGCAGCAATCGGCGCAGCAAGTCGCAACGGGGCATTGATCAAAGGCGGTGCAGCAGTGGAAGAGCTGGGCCGCATTCGCGTCGTCGCCTTGGACAAGACCGGCACCCTCACCGCAGGACGACCGGAGGTCGTCGACGTCGTCACCGCTGCGGGAATCAGCCGCGACGCCGCGCTGGCCGTTGCTGCTGCGCTCGAAGCGCGCAGCGAGCATCCACTCGCCCGCGCCGTACTGGCCTCCGTATCGACCGTCGCGGCAGCCGATGATGTCACTGCCATCGCCGGGCACGGCCTGACCGGCACCCTCGACGGAGCCCCGATCAGGCTCGGGAAACCGAGCTGGTTCGACACACACCCCAGCTCCGAGGAGTTCCGCGCCGACGTCGCTCGTCTCCAGAGCAGCGGTGCCACAGTCGTTCTCGTCGAACGCGCCGGAGTTCTGATCGCTGCGATCGCCGTCCGCGACGAACTGCGGCCCGAGGCCGCCGAGGCTGTCCGCCAACTCACCGCGCTCGGTATCGACACTGCGATGCTCACCGGCGACAACGCGCTCACTGCGCAGGCTCTGGCGACCCAGGCGGGCATCACCGCCGTCCACGCCGAACTACTGCCCGAGGACAAAGCGGCCCTGCTGACCGACATCGCGGCCGGACGCAAGATTGCCATGGTCGGCGACGGCATCAACGACGCTCCCGCCTTGGCGACCGCAGATGTCGGTATCGCCATGGGCGCGATGGGAACCGACGTTGCCATCGAGACCGCCGATGTTGCCCTCATGGGGGAAGACCTCCGGCATCTACCGCAGGTGCTGGCCCACGCTCGACGCGCCCGGCGCATCATGATCGAGAACATCGCCTTGTCGATTGCCATCATCGGCGTGCTCGTCCCACTGGCTGCTACCGGTGTCCTGGGCTTGGCCACCGTGGTGCTCGTCCACGAACTCGCCGAAGTCCTGGTCATAGCCAATGCGATTCGCGCCGCCCGCACCACTCCCTTGGACGGGTTCGTGCCCCCGCCCGCGGCGTCCGGTGCCCTCAACGTCACGATCGCACCCGCAGCGGCCTTCGAGGATGCCTGCTGTGCTCCGGCTCCGACGCCGAGGAACACCGCACCTCTCGCATCTGGGAACCTACTGGCCTCCAACACCACAACGTCACCATCGGCGATCGGAGCATACGATGACAGCTCCGGGTGCTCGGATGGATGTACCTGCTGCACATCGACCCCCGCGCACGGCGAACTCTTCCGCGGAAAGAGGTAGAGACCTGTGAGCGGTGATCGAACTGCACGCAGGCTCTACGAGATCGAAATGACCGCAGCAGCAGGGGCATCGACAACAGAGGTGCGCTGGTACCACCTCGAACGAGCACACATCCTCTCGCAGCCCTATCCGTGGTTGCATACTCGCAACCACGCCGCGATGTTGAAAGCTGCGGTGACAGAACATGATCGGCGCGAATCCTGGGGCCAGTTGATTCGGATCGTGGTCGCTGCTCCAGGATCGTGGTCGGGGCGATACCCGGCCGGTAACACCGGCCGGGTCGAGGCGGGACTGATGTCGCCGATGCCCATTCCGCAGGACCTTGCGGACGCGCTGGGGGGCACGTAGCGGGAGTCATCAGTTCAGGCCTGCGTAGGAGTGTAGGCCTGAGACGACCATGTTGATGATGAACAGGTTGAACAGCATCGCCACGAATCCGGCGATGTTGATCCATGCTGCGCGGGTGTTGCGCCATCCGCTGGTGGCTCGGGCGTGCAGGTAGGAGGCGTACACGATCCAGGTGATGAAGGAGACCGTTTCTTTCGGGTCCCAGCCCCAGAATCGGCCCCATGCGGCTTCGGCCCAAATGGCACCGAGGATGACGCCGACGCCGAAGAGTGGAAATGCGAAGATCGTGGTCTTGTACGCCAGGATGTCCAGTGTCTGCGCGGAAGGCAGACGGGCGACGATTCGGCTCATTCTGCTCCCCGAGGCCTCGGGATGCTTCATGCGGATC is part of the Rhodococcus sp. SBT000017 genome and harbors:
- a CDS encoding cation-translocating P-type ATPase, coding for MADACCGPTPAAPTTESTADGAGTGGPAPTDALPGLWQVRELQLASAAAIILGASWVLGRTGADAVATVGALIAAAIAAVTFVPATVRNLRHGRIGVGTLMTIALLGAIALGQIPEAAMLGILFSVAEGLEEYAVSKTRRGLRALLSLVPPTVSVLRGGTEQALSPDDVVIGDIMVLRPGERAATDGTIARGSTNLDVSAITGESVPIEAGVGDEVHAGAINGGGAIEVTVTTKASESSLARIVHIVEQAQDRKGAGQRLADRIAHPLVPSIMVLAVLVAGVGAVLGDPMLWLERALVVLVAASPCALAISVPLSVVAAIGAASRNGALIKGGAAVEELGRIRVVALDKTGTLTAGRPEVVDVVTAAGISRDAALAVAAALEARSEHPLARAVLASVSTVAAADDVTAIAGHGLTGTLDGAPIRLGKPSWFDTHPSSEEFRADVARLQSSGATVVLVERAGVLIAAIAVRDELRPEAAEAVRQLTALGIDTAMLTGDNALTAQALATQAGITAVHAELLPEDKAALLTDIAAGRKIAMVGDGINDAPALATADVGIAMGAMGTDVAIETADVALMGEDLRHLPQVLAHARRARRIMIENIALSIAIIGVLVPLAATGVLGLATVVLVHELAEVLVIANAIRAARTTPLDGFVPPPAASGALNVTIAPAAAFEDACCAPAPTPRNTAPLASGNLLASNTTTSPSAIGAYDDSSGCSDGCTCCTSTPAHGELFRGKR
- a CDS encoding DUF3703 domain-containing protein; the encoded protein is MSGDRTARRLYEIEMTAAAGASTTEVRWYHLERAHILSQPYPWLHTRNHAAMLKAAVTEHDRRESWGQLIRIVVAAPGSWSGRYPAGNTGRVEAGLMSPMPIPQDLADALGGT